From a region of the Haematobia irritans isolate KBUSLIRL chromosome 4, ASM5000362v1, whole genome shotgun sequence genome:
- the LOC142235398 gene encoding uncharacterized protein LOC142235398 — protein sequence MLAFVKRNSKEFLNPYTRKSLYTALVRSKLDYANMIWNPIYKVHTYRVEKLQKKFIKFALAPIAFVDPLPSYEDRCKLIHLETLSNHRSKCSIKCIYKIVNGVIDCPLLLETIGFNLPVRCLRQFEFFSIPLHRSNYANHEPILRALKEFNKLSSLHDLDFAMSLNKFNSTLDLIYF from the coding sequence ATGCTAGCGTTTGTCAAACGTAATAGCAAAGAGTTTCTTAATCCGTACACCAGAAAGTCACTATATACTGCTTTGGTTAGATCTAAGCTTGATTATGCCAACATGATTTGGAATCCAATCTACAAAGTACATACTTATCGCGTTGAAAAActacaaaagaaatttattaaatttgcttTGGCCCCTATTGCATTTGTTGATCCTCTACCTTCTTATGAAGATAGATGTAAATTGATTCATTTAGAAACATTAAGTAATCATAGATCTAAATGTTCTATTAAATGTATCTATAAGATCGTAAATGGAGTTATAGATTGCCCATTGCTTCTTGAAACAATTGGCTTTAATTTACCAGTGCGATGTTTGCGTCAATTTGAGTTCTTTAGTATACCTTTACATAGAAGTAACTATGCCAATCATGAACCAATCTTAAGAGCACTTAAAGAGTTTAATAAATTGAGTAGCTTGCATGATTTGGACTTTGCAATGTCCTTAAATAAGTTTAACTCGACTTtagatttaatttacttttaa